The following are encoded together in the Dama dama isolate Ldn47 chromosome 29, ASM3311817v1, whole genome shotgun sequence genome:
- the NDUFB6 gene encoding NADH dehydrogenase [ubiquinone] 1 beta subcomplex subunit 6 yields the protein MSGYTPDEKLRLQQLRELRRRWLKDQELSPREPVLPPQRVSPVERFWNKFLQDGALWKNVIYKTYRHSIFAFTHVLIPVWIIHYYLKYHVTTKPYTIVEKKPRIFPGDTILETGEVIPPMKEFPDQHH from the exons ATGTCGGGGTATACGCCCGACGAGAAACTGCGGCTGCAGCAGCTGCGAGAGCTGAGAAGGCGATGGCTGAAAGATCAGGAGCTGAGCCCCCGGGAACCGGTGCTGCCTCCGCAGAGGGTGTCGCCTGTGGAGCGATTCTGGAATAAATTTTTGCAAGACGGAGCTCTCTGGAAGAACGTG atctaTAAGACGTACCGACACAGTATCTTTGCTTTTACTCATGTACTTATTCCTGTCTGGATTATTCATTATTATCTCAAGTATCATGTGACT ACAAAACCATATACCATCGTTGAAAAGAAGCCCAGAATATTTCCA GGTGATACAATTCTGGAGACTGGAGAAGTAATCCCACCCATGAAAGAATTTCCTGATCAACATCATTGA
- the TOPORS gene encoding E3 ubiquitin-protein ligase Topors isoform X3 translates to MQIFSLKLFLKIMASAAKEFKMDNFSPKAGTSKLQQTVPADASPDSKCPICLDRFDNVSYLDRCLHKFCFRCVQEWSKNKAECPLCKQPFDSIFHSVRAEDDFKEYVLRPSYNGSFATPDVRRFRYRTTMTRERSASVYSPSSTVNRRTTTPPDSGVLFEGLSISARPRDGEIPPFMRQISIRRPATADERSLRKIQEQDIINFRRTLYRAGARVRNIEDGGRYRDISAEFFRRNPACLHRLVPWLKRELTVLFGAHGSLVNIVQHIIMSNVTRYDLESQAFVSDLRPFLLNRTEHFIHEFISFARSPFNMAAFDQHANYDCPAPSYEEGSHSDSSVITISPDEAETQELDVNVATVSQAPWDDETPGPSYSSSEQVHAAMSSLLNTSDSSDEELVTGRATSQIQGVQTNEDLNNDSDSSSDNCVIVGFVKPLAERTPELVELSSDSEVELGSYEKMETMKTQEQEQSYSSGDSDVSRCSSPRSVVGKDEQINKGHCDSGTKISSKKEEKRSISLSSLRDLSSSLRGDRVYSPYTRRHRKRGRSRSSDSHSQSRSGHDQKNRRKHHGKKRMKGKRSRSRESSRPRGRRDKKRSRTRDSSWSRRSQTLSLSSESSSRSRSRSSDRGKRRSRSRNRDRYYLRNNYGSRYKWEYTYYSRNKDRDGYESSYRRRTLSRAHYSRQSSSPELRIQSFSERTNARKKNNHSERKYYYYERHRSRSLSSSRSKTASTGPDRVRNEKPGGKRKYKTRHLEGTSDVAQPSHEFASKVKEGHYSKSSKLDGSYKNESDSFSDSRSSDRETKHKRRKRRTRSLSVEIVYEGKATDTTRHHKKKKKKHKRKHKKHHGDNASRSPVVITIDSDSDKDSEVKENIECDPSGPQDPVQSEFLAPFESKDVVTIEDEFGVLSKECDITILNNNLNNANKTVDNISPQAASVEQTLDVREESTFASDLENQPSNVSFQTEPSRTSSLMSVSLGRDHDVS, encoded by the exons ATGCAAATTTTCTCactaaagctatttttaaag aTAATGGCATCAGCCGCTAAGGaatttaaaatggacaactttTCACCTAAAGCTGGCACTAGCAAATTGCAACAGACAGTACCAGCTGATGCATCTCCCGATTCTAAGTGTCCTATATGCTTGGATAGATTTGATAATGTGTCTTACTTAGATCGCTGTTTACATAAGTTCTGTTTTCGCTGTGTACAGGAGTGGTCAAAAAACAAAGCCGAATGCCCACTATGTAAGCAGCCCtttgattctatttttcattctgtgagGGCAGAAGATGACTTCAAGGAATATGTCCTAAGACCTTCATACAATGGCTCTTTTGCCACTCCTGATGTCCGACGATTCCGCTATCGCACAACTATGACAAGGGAACGAAGTGCTTCTGTTTATTCACCTAGTAGTACCGTGAATAGAAGAACAACAACTCCACCAGACAGTGGAGTACTATTTGAAGGGTTAAGCATTTCAGCGAGACCTAGAGATGGTGAAATTCCTCCATTTATGAGACAGATTTCAATAAGAAGGCCAGCTACTGCAGATGAGAGATCTTTGCGGAAAATTCAAGAACAGGATATCATTAATTTTAGGCGAACTCTCTATCGTGCTGGTGCCCGAGTTAGAAATATTGAAGATGGTGGTCGCTACAGGGACATTTCAGCTGAATTTTTCCGTAGAAATCCAGCTTGCCTTCACAGATTAGTCCCCTGGTTAAAACGTGAACTCACAGTTCTCTTTGGAGCTCATGGATCTTTAGTGAATATCGTCCAGCACATCATCATGAGTAATGTTACTCGCTATGACTTGGAGAGTCAGGCATTTGTGTCTGATTTGAGGCCGTTTTTGCTTAATCGGACTGAGCATTTTATACATGAATTTATCAGTTTTGCTCGCTCTCCATTTAACATGGCAGCCTTTGATCAGCATGCTAATTATGATTGCCCTGCTCCTTCATATGAAGAAGGTAGCCATTCTGATTCTTCAGTCATAACAATATCTCCAGATGAAGCTGAGACCCAAGAGCTGGATGTTAATGTAGCCACTGTTAGTCAAGCACCATGGGATGATGAAACTCCAGGACCTTCTTACTCAAGCTCAGAGCAGGTGCATGCTGCCATGTCTTCCCTTTTAAATACTTCAGACAGTTCAGATGAAGAACTTGTAACAGGAAGAGCTACATCTCAGATACAAGGAGTACAGACCAATGAGGACCTAAATAATGACAGTGATTCTTCTTCAGATAACTGTGTCATTGTTGGATTTGTTAAACCTCTAGCTGAGAGGACCCCAGAACTTGTTGAACTGTCCTCTGATTCTGAGGTGGAGTTAGGTTCTTATGAGAAAATGGAGACCATGAAGACACAAGAACAAGAGCAGTCTTACAGTTCTGGTGATAGTGATGTTAGTAGATGTTCATCTCCACGCTCTGTCGTTGGAAaggatgaacaaataaataaaggtcATTGTGATTCTGGTACAAAAATCAGctcaaagaaggaagagaaacgaTCTATATCATTGTCCTCTCTCAGAGACCTGAGCTCATCCCTCAGAGGAGACAGAGTATATTCCCCATATACCCGCAGACACAGAAAGAGGGGAAGATCGAGAAGTTCAGATTCACATTCCCAGAGTAGGAGTGGGCATGATCAGAAGAATCGCAGAAAGCATCatgggaagaaaagaatgaaaggcaAGCGATCCAGAAGCAGGGAGAGTAGTAGACCTAGAGGTAGAAGAGACAAGAAGAGATCAAGAACCAGAGATAGCAGTTGGTCAAGAAGAAGCCAAACTCTGTCTCTAAGTAGTGAAAGTTCTAGCAGATCAAGATCTCGTAGCAGTGATCGTGGTAAAAGAAGATCACGGAGCAGAAATCGAGATCGTTACTATTTGAGAAATAATTATGGCAGCAGATATAAGTGGGAGTATACTTATTATAGTAGAAACAAGGACAGGGATGGCTACGAGTCATCTTACAGGAGGAGGACTCTGTCCAGAGCTCACTATTCCAGACAATCGTCAAGTCCAGAACTTAGAATTCAGTCCTTTTCTGAAAGAACAAACGCTCGGAAGAAAAATAATCACAGTGAAAGGAAATACTACTACTATGAAAGGCATAGATCAAGGAGCCTGTCTAGTAGTAGATCAAAGACTGCATCTACAGGGCCTGACCGGGTGAGAAATGAAAAGCCTGGTGGGAAACGAAAGTACAAAACACGGCATTTGGAGGGTACTAGTGATGTTGCTCAACCATCGCATGAATTTGCTTCTAAAGTAAAGGAAGGTCACTATTCAAAATCATCAAAATTGGATGGAAGCTACAAAAATGAGAGTGACAGCTTTTCAGATAGCCGGTCATCAGACAGAGAGACAAAGcacaagaggagaaaaaggaggaccCGCAGCCTGAGTGTAGAGATAGTTTATGAAGGGAAAGCTACTGATACAACCAGacaccataaaaagaaaaagaagaaacataagaGGAAGCATAAGAAACACCATGGTGATAATGCTTCACGTTCCCCAGTTGTGATTACCATTGACAGTGACAGTGATAAAGACTCTGAAGTAAAAGAGAATATAGAATGTGACCCTAGTGGTCCTCAAGACCCTGTCCAAAGTGAATTTTTGGCTCCGTTTGAATCTAAAGATGTAGTTACAATAGAAGATGAATTTGGTGTCCTGAGCAAGGAGTGTGATATTACCATACTTAATAACAACTTGAATAATGCCAATAAAACTGTGGATAATATATCACCCCAGGCAGCTTCAGTTGAACAAACTCTTGATGTAAGAGAAGAGAGCACCTTTGCCTCTGATTTGGAGAATCAACCCAGTAATGTCTCTTTTCAGACTGAGCCATCAAGGACATCATCGTTAATGTCAGTGTCTCTTGGTAGAGACCATGATGTGTCTTAA
- the TOPORS gene encoding E3 ubiquitin-protein ligase Topors isoform X2, which translates to MGSQQPPGSPLSREEGEAPPPTPASEGRRRSRRVRLRGSCRHRPSLLGRRELATSAPARPAPASSEIMASAAKEFKMDNFSPKAGTSKLQQTVPADASPDSKCPICLDRFDNVSYLDRCLHKFCFRCVQEWSKNKAECPLCKQPFDSIFHSVRAEDDFKEYVLRPSYNGSFATPDVRRFRYRTTMTRERSASVYSPSSTVNRRTTTPPDSGVLFEGLSISARPRDGEIPPFMRQISIRRPATADERSLRKIQEQDIINFRRTLYRAGARVRNIEDGGRYRDISAEFFRRNPACLHRLVPWLKRELTVLFGAHGSLVNIVQHIIMSNVTRYDLESQAFVSDLRPFLLNRTEHFIHEFISFARSPFNMAAFDQHANYDCPAPSYEEGSHSDSSVITISPDEAETQELDVNVATVSQAPWDDETPGPSYSSSEQVHAAMSSLLNTSDSSDEELVTGRATSQIQGVQTNEDLNNDSDSSSDNCVIVGFVKPLAERTPELVELSSDSEVELGSYEKMETMKTQEQEQSYSSGDSDVSRCSSPRSVVGKDEQINKGHCDSGTKISSKKEEKRSISLSSLRDLSSSLRGDRVYSPYTRRHRKRGRSRSSDSHSQSRSGHDQKNRRKHHGKKRMKGKRSRSRESSRPRGRRDKKRSRTRDSSWSRRSQTLSLSSESSSRSRSRSSDRGKRRSRSRNRDRYYLRNNYGSRYKWEYTYYSRNKDRDGYESSYRRRTLSRAHYSRQSSSPELRIQSFSERTNARKKNNHSERKYYYYERHRSRSLSSSRSKTASTGPDRVRNEKPGGKRKYKTRHLEGTSDVAQPSHEFASKVKEGHYSKSSKLDGSYKNESDSFSDSRSSDRETKHKRRKRRTRSLSVEIVYEGKATDTTRHHKKKKKKHKRKHKKHHGDNASRSPVVITIDSDSDKDSEVKENIECDPSGPQDPVQSEFLAPFESKDVVTIEDEFGVLSKECDITILNNNLNNANKTVDNISPQAASVEQTLDVREESTFASDLENQPSNVSFQTEPSRTSSLMSVSLGRDHDVS; encoded by the exons ATG GGGTCGCAGCAGCCGCCGGGGTCTCCGCTGTCTCGCGAGGAGGGTGAAGCGCCCCCGCCTACTCCCGCTTCGGAGGGCCGGCGGAGAAGTCGTAGAGTTCGCCTTCGTGGATCCTGCCGTCACCGGCCCAGCCTTCTGGGCCGCCGGGAACTGGCCACGAGCGCCCCAGCCCGGCCTGCGCCGGCATCCTCTGAG aTAATGGCATCAGCCGCTAAGGaatttaaaatggacaactttTCACCTAAAGCTGGCACTAGCAAATTGCAACAGACAGTACCAGCTGATGCATCTCCCGATTCTAAGTGTCCTATATGCTTGGATAGATTTGATAATGTGTCTTACTTAGATCGCTGTTTACATAAGTTCTGTTTTCGCTGTGTACAGGAGTGGTCAAAAAACAAAGCCGAATGCCCACTATGTAAGCAGCCCtttgattctatttttcattctgtgagGGCAGAAGATGACTTCAAGGAATATGTCCTAAGACCTTCATACAATGGCTCTTTTGCCACTCCTGATGTCCGACGATTCCGCTATCGCACAACTATGACAAGGGAACGAAGTGCTTCTGTTTATTCACCTAGTAGTACCGTGAATAGAAGAACAACAACTCCACCAGACAGTGGAGTACTATTTGAAGGGTTAAGCATTTCAGCGAGACCTAGAGATGGTGAAATTCCTCCATTTATGAGACAGATTTCAATAAGAAGGCCAGCTACTGCAGATGAGAGATCTTTGCGGAAAATTCAAGAACAGGATATCATTAATTTTAGGCGAACTCTCTATCGTGCTGGTGCCCGAGTTAGAAATATTGAAGATGGTGGTCGCTACAGGGACATTTCAGCTGAATTTTTCCGTAGAAATCCAGCTTGCCTTCACAGATTAGTCCCCTGGTTAAAACGTGAACTCACAGTTCTCTTTGGAGCTCATGGATCTTTAGTGAATATCGTCCAGCACATCATCATGAGTAATGTTACTCGCTATGACTTGGAGAGTCAGGCATTTGTGTCTGATTTGAGGCCGTTTTTGCTTAATCGGACTGAGCATTTTATACATGAATTTATCAGTTTTGCTCGCTCTCCATTTAACATGGCAGCCTTTGATCAGCATGCTAATTATGATTGCCCTGCTCCTTCATATGAAGAAGGTAGCCATTCTGATTCTTCAGTCATAACAATATCTCCAGATGAAGCTGAGACCCAAGAGCTGGATGTTAATGTAGCCACTGTTAGTCAAGCACCATGGGATGATGAAACTCCAGGACCTTCTTACTCAAGCTCAGAGCAGGTGCATGCTGCCATGTCTTCCCTTTTAAATACTTCAGACAGTTCAGATGAAGAACTTGTAACAGGAAGAGCTACATCTCAGATACAAGGAGTACAGACCAATGAGGACCTAAATAATGACAGTGATTCTTCTTCAGATAACTGTGTCATTGTTGGATTTGTTAAACCTCTAGCTGAGAGGACCCCAGAACTTGTTGAACTGTCCTCTGATTCTGAGGTGGAGTTAGGTTCTTATGAGAAAATGGAGACCATGAAGACACAAGAACAAGAGCAGTCTTACAGTTCTGGTGATAGTGATGTTAGTAGATGTTCATCTCCACGCTCTGTCGTTGGAAaggatgaacaaataaataaaggtcATTGTGATTCTGGTACAAAAATCAGctcaaagaaggaagagaaacgaTCTATATCATTGTCCTCTCTCAGAGACCTGAGCTCATCCCTCAGAGGAGACAGAGTATATTCCCCATATACCCGCAGACACAGAAAGAGGGGAAGATCGAGAAGTTCAGATTCACATTCCCAGAGTAGGAGTGGGCATGATCAGAAGAATCGCAGAAAGCATCatgggaagaaaagaatgaaaggcaAGCGATCCAGAAGCAGGGAGAGTAGTAGACCTAGAGGTAGAAGAGACAAGAAGAGATCAAGAACCAGAGATAGCAGTTGGTCAAGAAGAAGCCAAACTCTGTCTCTAAGTAGTGAAAGTTCTAGCAGATCAAGATCTCGTAGCAGTGATCGTGGTAAAAGAAGATCACGGAGCAGAAATCGAGATCGTTACTATTTGAGAAATAATTATGGCAGCAGATATAAGTGGGAGTATACTTATTATAGTAGAAACAAGGACAGGGATGGCTACGAGTCATCTTACAGGAGGAGGACTCTGTCCAGAGCTCACTATTCCAGACAATCGTCAAGTCCAGAACTTAGAATTCAGTCCTTTTCTGAAAGAACAAACGCTCGGAAGAAAAATAATCACAGTGAAAGGAAATACTACTACTATGAAAGGCATAGATCAAGGAGCCTGTCTAGTAGTAGATCAAAGACTGCATCTACAGGGCCTGACCGGGTGAGAAATGAAAAGCCTGGTGGGAAACGAAAGTACAAAACACGGCATTTGGAGGGTACTAGTGATGTTGCTCAACCATCGCATGAATTTGCTTCTAAAGTAAAGGAAGGTCACTATTCAAAATCATCAAAATTGGATGGAAGCTACAAAAATGAGAGTGACAGCTTTTCAGATAGCCGGTCATCAGACAGAGAGACAAAGcacaagaggagaaaaaggaggaccCGCAGCCTGAGTGTAGAGATAGTTTATGAAGGGAAAGCTACTGATACAACCAGacaccataaaaagaaaaagaagaaacataagaGGAAGCATAAGAAACACCATGGTGATAATGCTTCACGTTCCCCAGTTGTGATTACCATTGACAGTGACAGTGATAAAGACTCTGAAGTAAAAGAGAATATAGAATGTGACCCTAGTGGTCCTCAAGACCCTGTCCAAAGTGAATTTTTGGCTCCGTTTGAATCTAAAGATGTAGTTACAATAGAAGATGAATTTGGTGTCCTGAGCAAGGAGTGTGATATTACCATACTTAATAACAACTTGAATAATGCCAATAAAACTGTGGATAATATATCACCCCAGGCAGCTTCAGTTGAACAAACTCTTGATGTAAGAGAAGAGAGCACCTTTGCCTCTGATTTGGAGAATCAACCCAGTAATGTCTCTTTTCAGACTGAGCCATCAAGGACATCATCGTTAATGTCAGTGTCTCTTGGTAGAGACCATGATGTGTCTTAA
- the SMIM27 gene encoding small integral membrane protein 27: MKPVSRRTLDRIYSALLLAVVLLSWGYVIYASTVAARRQLSKKYPDKIFGMNENL; the protein is encoded by the exons ATGAAGCCAGTGAGTCGCCGCACCCTAGACCGGATTTATTCCGCG TTGCTCCTCGCGGTCGTATTGCTGTCCTGGGGATACGTCATCTATGCGTCAACTGTAGCTGCACGACGACAACTAAGCAAGAAATACCCAGACAAAATCTTCGGAATGAACGAAAATTTGTAA
- the TOPORS gene encoding E3 ubiquitin-protein ligase Topors isoform X1 — translation MRDKGSQQPPGSPLSREEGEAPPPTPASEGRRRSRRVRLRGSCRHRPSLLGRRELATSAPARPAPASSEIMASAAKEFKMDNFSPKAGTSKLQQTVPADASPDSKCPICLDRFDNVSYLDRCLHKFCFRCVQEWSKNKAECPLCKQPFDSIFHSVRAEDDFKEYVLRPSYNGSFATPDVRRFRYRTTMTRERSASVYSPSSTVNRRTTTPPDSGVLFEGLSISARPRDGEIPPFMRQISIRRPATADERSLRKIQEQDIINFRRTLYRAGARVRNIEDGGRYRDISAEFFRRNPACLHRLVPWLKRELTVLFGAHGSLVNIVQHIIMSNVTRYDLESQAFVSDLRPFLLNRTEHFIHEFISFARSPFNMAAFDQHANYDCPAPSYEEGSHSDSSVITISPDEAETQELDVNVATVSQAPWDDETPGPSYSSSEQVHAAMSSLLNTSDSSDEELVTGRATSQIQGVQTNEDLNNDSDSSSDNCVIVGFVKPLAERTPELVELSSDSEVELGSYEKMETMKTQEQEQSYSSGDSDVSRCSSPRSVVGKDEQINKGHCDSGTKISSKKEEKRSISLSSLRDLSSSLRGDRVYSPYTRRHRKRGRSRSSDSHSQSRSGHDQKNRRKHHGKKRMKGKRSRSRESSRPRGRRDKKRSRTRDSSWSRRSQTLSLSSESSSRSRSRSSDRGKRRSRSRNRDRYYLRNNYGSRYKWEYTYYSRNKDRDGYESSYRRRTLSRAHYSRQSSSPELRIQSFSERTNARKKNNHSERKYYYYERHRSRSLSSSRSKTASTGPDRVRNEKPGGKRKYKTRHLEGTSDVAQPSHEFASKVKEGHYSKSSKLDGSYKNESDSFSDSRSSDRETKHKRRKRRTRSLSVEIVYEGKATDTTRHHKKKKKKHKRKHKKHHGDNASRSPVVITIDSDSDKDSEVKENIECDPSGPQDPVQSEFLAPFESKDVVTIEDEFGVLSKECDITILNNNLNNANKTVDNISPQAASVEQTLDVREESTFASDLENQPSNVSFQTEPSRTSSLMSVSLGRDHDVS, via the exons ATGCGAGATAAG GGGTCGCAGCAGCCGCCGGGGTCTCCGCTGTCTCGCGAGGAGGGTGAAGCGCCCCCGCCTACTCCCGCTTCGGAGGGCCGGCGGAGAAGTCGTAGAGTTCGCCTTCGTGGATCCTGCCGTCACCGGCCCAGCCTTCTGGGCCGCCGGGAACTGGCCACGAGCGCCCCAGCCCGGCCTGCGCCGGCATCCTCTGAG aTAATGGCATCAGCCGCTAAGGaatttaaaatggacaactttTCACCTAAAGCTGGCACTAGCAAATTGCAACAGACAGTACCAGCTGATGCATCTCCCGATTCTAAGTGTCCTATATGCTTGGATAGATTTGATAATGTGTCTTACTTAGATCGCTGTTTACATAAGTTCTGTTTTCGCTGTGTACAGGAGTGGTCAAAAAACAAAGCCGAATGCCCACTATGTAAGCAGCCCtttgattctatttttcattctgtgagGGCAGAAGATGACTTCAAGGAATATGTCCTAAGACCTTCATACAATGGCTCTTTTGCCACTCCTGATGTCCGACGATTCCGCTATCGCACAACTATGACAAGGGAACGAAGTGCTTCTGTTTATTCACCTAGTAGTACCGTGAATAGAAGAACAACAACTCCACCAGACAGTGGAGTACTATTTGAAGGGTTAAGCATTTCAGCGAGACCTAGAGATGGTGAAATTCCTCCATTTATGAGACAGATTTCAATAAGAAGGCCAGCTACTGCAGATGAGAGATCTTTGCGGAAAATTCAAGAACAGGATATCATTAATTTTAGGCGAACTCTCTATCGTGCTGGTGCCCGAGTTAGAAATATTGAAGATGGTGGTCGCTACAGGGACATTTCAGCTGAATTTTTCCGTAGAAATCCAGCTTGCCTTCACAGATTAGTCCCCTGGTTAAAACGTGAACTCACAGTTCTCTTTGGAGCTCATGGATCTTTAGTGAATATCGTCCAGCACATCATCATGAGTAATGTTACTCGCTATGACTTGGAGAGTCAGGCATTTGTGTCTGATTTGAGGCCGTTTTTGCTTAATCGGACTGAGCATTTTATACATGAATTTATCAGTTTTGCTCGCTCTCCATTTAACATGGCAGCCTTTGATCAGCATGCTAATTATGATTGCCCTGCTCCTTCATATGAAGAAGGTAGCCATTCTGATTCTTCAGTCATAACAATATCTCCAGATGAAGCTGAGACCCAAGAGCTGGATGTTAATGTAGCCACTGTTAGTCAAGCACCATGGGATGATGAAACTCCAGGACCTTCTTACTCAAGCTCAGAGCAGGTGCATGCTGCCATGTCTTCCCTTTTAAATACTTCAGACAGTTCAGATGAAGAACTTGTAACAGGAAGAGCTACATCTCAGATACAAGGAGTACAGACCAATGAGGACCTAAATAATGACAGTGATTCTTCTTCAGATAACTGTGTCATTGTTGGATTTGTTAAACCTCTAGCTGAGAGGACCCCAGAACTTGTTGAACTGTCCTCTGATTCTGAGGTGGAGTTAGGTTCTTATGAGAAAATGGAGACCATGAAGACACAAGAACAAGAGCAGTCTTACAGTTCTGGTGATAGTGATGTTAGTAGATGTTCATCTCCACGCTCTGTCGTTGGAAaggatgaacaaataaataaaggtcATTGTGATTCTGGTACAAAAATCAGctcaaagaaggaagagaaacgaTCTATATCATTGTCCTCTCTCAGAGACCTGAGCTCATCCCTCAGAGGAGACAGAGTATATTCCCCATATACCCGCAGACACAGAAAGAGGGGAAGATCGAGAAGTTCAGATTCACATTCCCAGAGTAGGAGTGGGCATGATCAGAAGAATCGCAGAAAGCATCatgggaagaaaagaatgaaaggcaAGCGATCCAGAAGCAGGGAGAGTAGTAGACCTAGAGGTAGAAGAGACAAGAAGAGATCAAGAACCAGAGATAGCAGTTGGTCAAGAAGAAGCCAAACTCTGTCTCTAAGTAGTGAAAGTTCTAGCAGATCAAGATCTCGTAGCAGTGATCGTGGTAAAAGAAGATCACGGAGCAGAAATCGAGATCGTTACTATTTGAGAAATAATTATGGCAGCAGATATAAGTGGGAGTATACTTATTATAGTAGAAACAAGGACAGGGATGGCTACGAGTCATCTTACAGGAGGAGGACTCTGTCCAGAGCTCACTATTCCAGACAATCGTCAAGTCCAGAACTTAGAATTCAGTCCTTTTCTGAAAGAACAAACGCTCGGAAGAAAAATAATCACAGTGAAAGGAAATACTACTACTATGAAAGGCATAGATCAAGGAGCCTGTCTAGTAGTAGATCAAAGACTGCATCTACAGGGCCTGACCGGGTGAGAAATGAAAAGCCTGGTGGGAAACGAAAGTACAAAACACGGCATTTGGAGGGTACTAGTGATGTTGCTCAACCATCGCATGAATTTGCTTCTAAAGTAAAGGAAGGTCACTATTCAAAATCATCAAAATTGGATGGAAGCTACAAAAATGAGAGTGACAGCTTTTCAGATAGCCGGTCATCAGACAGAGAGACAAAGcacaagaggagaaaaaggaggaccCGCAGCCTGAGTGTAGAGATAGTTTATGAAGGGAAAGCTACTGATACAACCAGacaccataaaaagaaaaagaagaaacataagaGGAAGCATAAGAAACACCATGGTGATAATGCTTCACGTTCCCCAGTTGTGATTACCATTGACAGTGACAGTGATAAAGACTCTGAAGTAAAAGAGAATATAGAATGTGACCCTAGTGGTCCTCAAGACCCTGTCCAAAGTGAATTTTTGGCTCCGTTTGAATCTAAAGATGTAGTTACAATAGAAGATGAATTTGGTGTCCTGAGCAAGGAGTGTGATATTACCATACTTAATAACAACTTGAATAATGCCAATAAAACTGTGGATAATATATCACCCCAGGCAGCTTCAGTTGAACAAACTCTTGATGTAAGAGAAGAGAGCACCTTTGCCTCTGATTTGGAGAATCAACCCAGTAATGTCTCTTTTCAGACTGAGCCATCAAGGACATCATCGTTAATGTCAGTGTCTCTTGGTAGAGACCATGATGTGTCTTAA